The window GTGTatacatacagggtgacacgaaaaaaacagatcccaccaaaagtttaatattttctgaaataatcagccgattcttttattttttcaggtgagccaagctgaaatgatgttctaacagcccaccaagtttgagcttcaagatgtcatggacaacggagcataaaacatttatagtcgaggcctattttcggtcgaattctatccacgctgctcaactggaattcaaaagacagtttggacgtagagactttcctgttaaatcagttatctatggatggagggataagttcagagaccatgggactgtcaataacctcaatagtaaaaaccctaacaggggatcccactctggtcgacctaaatcagcaaggacaccgaggaatattgattcagtcagagagtctgttgtgcgcagcccgagcaaatctgttcgccggcgaaaataggcctcgactataaatgtcttatgctccgttgtccatgacatcttgaagctcaaacttggtgggctgttagaacatcatttcagcttggctcacctgaaaaaataaaagaatcggctgattatttcagaaaatattaaacttttggtgggatctgtttttttcgtgtcaccctgtaaATAGACATctgaccattaaaatgctgagtctattccctacaaatatcaaaaatacACCCCCCTTCGATCAAGAATAGCCGTTTTAAAATGCATTGTAGCAATCcagcatagtaggatatccttatttgggaAATACCGagggcaaaactcctctcaaatacCGTGCAACTGACTCGTTCGTTTACAAATATTTGTGGACAACACTCCAAtacccagtgtcaaactgttgctgtgattgtgtgGGCGTAGCTgtcagcatagtgacatgaattggattggtcgatatttttttaggcaaagcacatgttctcagcaaacagaaaacacaatattGGAAGTGTCAGAGGcactacccaaaaataaaaactttttttttacatatatatttttttctatcACTTTTTTTCCCATGGTTctttcatcatctgacataactttttattgaaatctaaccataagattattgaaacaaagcaaaaatgtcgacgaccacctttaaaggcAATACGAATATCATCAACAAAGTACAGCAGCAAGTCAAACACATGGCCACATCTCATGTGCCATCAAACTCGCTAAGACTGACCGGTAAGCAGAGAAATAGCAGCGAAATATCAAACATTCCATGTCAACGCAACACATTAGAATATAGTGATACATaaaacaaggaaacaaacaaacaaacaaacaaataaaataaaaaatgcagAAACAAACCTATTAGGATTATGCACAAcactcaaaataaaaatcaagAATGTGGTCACGTCATTGAGTTTTCAATGTTCGTTCAATACTGATCAGCTGATTGCACGTTCTTGCTTCTGACATATTATAATGATGTGCAACATTGAACAATTAAATAAACAAGATGCAGCCAAGCCATAGAATTTCCAAAATTCTTCCTTTGCCGATCCGGCGGTTGCACTTTCTTGTTTATAATTATATGTCACAGAATTAAGGGCaacttttaaaatcaaaaacaaaatgtggtcAAGACCAGGTGCTTTAATTGCCGATCCGCCAGTTGCACTTTTTCTTTATCTCAAAGAAATAGGTGCAACTTTTAAAATCAACTAAAAGTGGTCAAGCGATACAGTTTCCGAAGTTATTTTATCACAATTATTTTTGGTATGTCATAGAATTAGGTGCAACTTTTAATATCAACCAGATGTGGTCAAGCCTTACAGTTGTCAACGTTCTTGCATCACTGATCAGCCGGGTTTGATGTATTTGGCATAGAGTTAGGTGcaactttcaaaatcaaaaaccaCATTGTGCTCAAGCCATACAGTTTCCAAACTTCTTTCATCACTGATCAGCCGGCTGCACTTTCTTGTATTTGGCATAGAGGTCGGTGATAGGTACCGTGCTTTTGTCCATCATGAGAAGCTCCTGGAACACCTGTCCGTTCTCCTTCCATATCTTCATCAGTCCGCCATTGCTGTCATTGTCATCCAGCAGCGTGAAGAAAGCGTACGATGCCTCCTTGGCTCTGAAAACATACATTTCTCGATGGTAAATATACATCTATAcagtaaataattgtgtgtgtgtgtgtgtgtgtgtgtgtgagttgtgtctgtgtgtgcatgacagtgtaatgtacgtatgtatgcatgcatggtgatgtgtgtctgcatatgtgtctggttggtttttattttatttttaccgtgccgtgccaagatgaaatccctttgcaaaattggtgaataaatatcttgtatcttgtagaAACTACATTAAATTAAGTGAATCGATAATACTATTGAGCAATGATCGATTGACTAAATGCAATAAACCAATTGACCACTGGAAACAtaatatgtctctgtctctgtttctttgtctctctctctctctctctctctctctctctctctctctctctctctctctctctctctctctccttccttctctccccctccctctctctttcttcccccctctctctctctccgcctctctctctctccctctctctccaactGGTATATATttatttcgtgtgtgtgtgtgtgtgtgtgtgtgtgtgtgtgtgtgtgtgtgtgtgtgtgtctgtgtgtgtatttatgtgtgtgtgtctgtgtgtatgtgtgtgtgtgtgtgtgtgtgtgtgtgtgtgtgtgtgtgtgtgtgtgtgtgtgtgtgtgtgtgtgtgtgtgtgcgcgcgtgtttgtgtgtatgtgtgtgatgtttttaCCACAATATTGTAGTGGTTATAAACCTGCAACTGTTCTGTATTTTAATGCTTTTGTTCAGTATACATTTTGCATTTGTCTTGCcttcagggcggggatgtagctcagtcggtagcgcgctggatttgtatccagttggccgctgtcagcgtgagttcgtccccacgttcggcgagagatttatttctcagagtcaactttgtgtgcagactctcctcggtgtccgaacaccccccgtgtgtacacgcaagcacaagaccaagtgcgcacgaaaaagatcctgtaatccatgtcagagttcggtgggttatagaaacacgaaaatacccagcatgcttcctccgaaaacggcgtatggctgcctaaatggcggggtaaaaaacggtcatacacgtaaaattccactcgtgcaaaaaacacgagtgtacgtgggagtttcagcccacgaacgcagaagaagaagaagaagaagtcttgcCTTGATTTGTCCACGTGTAttgcatgtttttatttgtCTATTGACAGATTGTACGACAAGGTATTGTGCCTGAAACCCTGTATTAATGCTCACGTCATACAAATGTCAACAAGTCGATCGGCTAGTCTCTCTTCgtgcaaaaagaaaagaacaagcaTTGCCTAAACCAGCCACTCAGTGAGTCCTTTTCCGAGCAAGGATACAAAGATGCGTTTCCTTACGTCAGCCAGTTAGTAGTATCACGTGCTTTCACCTCATCCATCTTGACATAGACTTGACCGTCCCTCTCCCAGGCGTTGAGTGCAGTAAGGCAGGCATGGGGACATATCACACCCCACCTCACTCCGTGTGCCTCGCTGTCAGGGCTGTTCTGTCAACCAAAGTAAGACATCATTCAATATAACACATGGGGACATATCACACATCACCTCACTCCGTGTGCCTCCCTGTCAGGACTGTTCTGTCAACCAAAGTAAGACATCATTCAATATAACACATGGGGACATAATTATCACACCCCACCTCACTCCGTGTGCCTCCCTGTCAGGACTGTTCTGTCAACCAAAGTAAGACATCATTCAATATACCACATGGGGACATATCACACCCCACCTCACTCCGTGTGTCTCGCTGCCAGGGCTGTTCTGTCAACCCAAGTAAGACATACTTCAAAGTGAATAAAAAAGAGAATGTGACATAATACatacattcagacagacaggcagacaggcagacaggcagacgagCAGACAGGTAAAGACATAACTCACAGCCCAACTGGTGGTAAATCCAGCCATGGCGTGTTTAGTTGCCGTGTACACAGGGAACTCCCACACACCGTAGTACACCGCTGTATGAGAACACAGACAATAATTAGGCATCAGTGAGTCACAGTAATGGGTACAGTTTAGCAAACATGGTTAAATGGTATACATATATTAGCAGTGCGAAGATTTGTCTTTCACGCGTTTGTCTTtcttgttggtttaaacagtgtttattcaacagtTCATAGATAATTCAAACCGATTCTTGTTCTTCTGGTAGTCGTGATTCAACATGGAAGTGTCTACTGATTTTGACTCGTACTCCGGTACAATCGACAGTGAGACCAATACCAGTGTCAAAATTAAACTGTAGATGTTAGTACTGACGTTGCTGGGGCTGGTTTGGCTGCTTTTACTGCATGATGACAACGATAGTTACGAGGAGAACGACAGGGAGAcaattgctgctgctgctgctgatgatgatgatcattatgatgacgatgacgaagacgacgacgacgatcaCGATGCTGCTCCTGCTGCTGAAGATAATAATGATGTATACGAGGTGCTTTACGTTACCGTTGATAGAAGCGACGTTGAAGATAActcctcctcgtcctcctctGTCACGCCGCATGTGTTCCAGAGCCATCAGACTGCCACGTATCTGAGCCACCTGACATCACAAGTGGTAGCAAGAGAATATAATGATACAGACAATCTTAAACAAATAAGGCGGAGCGCTGTTTAAAGAGCTGCTAAACAAAGGCAATTGAGCGCTCGAAATGCATTCGACTTGTGTAATAGAGTACGTGACAGTTAGTCGGAACTATTCTCATGGCACCCGagaaaataacaagcattgaaatgaacaaacgaCTGTCATCCTCTTTATATAATCATACACCACGTGGACAATCGAGGACACGATCAGAGACACTTTCAGAATAGAGAAATAACTGTGGAAACAaataagggggtgggggttaggGGGTCagtgtaaaaagagaaaagactGATGCAGTCCTAGTGAGTCACACAGGAACAAAAACAGCGGATAGTCAGAAAGGAAGAAGATAACGTAAGGTAGATTGACATGAGGGAGGAAGGAAGACGAAACGGAAAGAAAGAAgcgaacgacaacaacaaaagaaaggcGGGAATCCTGAACAGGAGGAGAATAGTACCAGTTTAACCAGTAAAACCATATTTTAAAAGAGTACACGCTTCAAGCTCAAAAGTCGCGGGGGTGGAGGGTATACAAAAGCAGAATATGAAAAATGCAGCATATCGGTTACAGCAATGACATTTTCTCACCGAATGAAAGCAAAACTGACCTGGGCAATACTAATTAATGTCGAAGATTTACTTAGGTGCCATTCATCGCTGCTGGGCTGTGGTTTGGGTTTGGGTTCAAGTGGGAAGACTCCCTTATCACACGTAACAGCCTATACAAATATTTGATGTTGTACCTGATAACCCGCACAAGAAGACAGGCTCTTAAAAAGCATTAGCCTACCTGGTTGACAGCAATGACCCGTTCCCAGTTCTGTTCGTCCATCAGCCCCGCATTGTTGATACACAGCTCCACTGCCCCGAATCTTGTCACTGCTTGTGTGAAGGCCGCTGAAGTTTTGGGAGAAATAATTAAAAACTagccgagagaaagagagagagagagagagagagagagagagagagagagagagagagagagagagagagagagagagagagagagagagagagagacaagacaagacaagacaagacaaaatctttattatcgattTATAGAGAGAGATATCGAGCAAGCAAGAACCTATTTGAGCACGGCCACAAACCGTAGCCGTTGTGCTACATTTTTGCAAAAGCCTAGCAGCAATAAGCAAGCGGTGTCTGATGAATAAGTACAGTCTCTAAGCACCTTTCAGCTGATCAGCGTTCGTGACGTCGCATGGTACAAAGCTGACGTCACCAGATGGAAACTGCTTACGCATCTCGGCTTCAGTTTCTGGCCCCTTTACTTTGTCGATGTCACAGAACAAAACCTACGTGAAAACAGTAAAGATAATTAATCAATCATTCATCCATGCATTCACCCTTCACACAGTCAATATGAATTGACTTActgtttgcaaaataaagttttAGAGGGAACTAAGTATAAGACTTCTCATTTACCGTAAAATGTATTTTGTCGAAGGCAATTATATACAGATATCGTATAACAATTACAGCAAAATATTGAATTGCAAACCGTCGTGAAAAATGCACTTCATGCTAATGTATTAAAGAGAACAAAGTTTAAGACTTAATTTGCATCAACCGTGACATTTATTTTGTCGAAGCCAATCACAGATATCATAATTATACACTATTCCTGCAAAATAGTGAATTGCAAACTGTCGTGAATAGTGCACTTCATGGTAATTGTTTTAAAGAGAACAAAATTATGTTAAGACTGTGTCGAAGGCAATTACAGATATTGTATAAAATATACCAGCGAAATATTGAATTGCAAACTGTCGCAAAAAGTGCAATTGGTGTTAAATGTGTGAATAATGTCAAGTGGTACATTGTACCATCGgtcacacccctccccccccccccaccccaacaccaACCACCACCAGTCCGACCTTCCATATATTGATGTGCATGCGAGGAATGTTACTGTTGTATGTTGTTACGGTTACTGTTGTATGTTGTTACGGTTAATGTTGTATGTTGTTACGGTTAATGTTGTATGTTGTTACGGTTAATGTTGTATGTTGTTACGGTTAATGTTGTATGTTGTTACGGTTAATGTTGTATGTTGTTACGGTTAATGCTGTATGTTGTTACGGTTAATGTTGTATGTTGTTACGGTTAATGTTGTATGTTGTTACGGTTAATGTTGTATGTTGTTACGGTTAATGTTGTATGTTGTTACGGTTAATGTTGTATGTTGTTACGGTTAATGTTGTATGTTGTTACGGTTAATGTTGTATGTTGTTACGGTTAATGTTGTATGTTGTTACGGTTAATGTTGTATGTTGTTACGGTTAATGTTGTATGTTGTTACGGTTAATGTTGTATGTTGTTACGGTTAATGTTGTATGTTGTTACGGTTAATGTTGTATGTTGTTACGGTTAATGTTGTATGTTGTTACGGTTAATGTTGTATGTTGTTACGGTTAATGTTGTATGTTGTTACGGTTAATGTTGTATGTTGTTACGGTTAATGTTGTATGTTGTTACGGTTAATGTTGTATGTTGTTACGGTTAATGTTGTATGTTGTTACGGTTAATGTTGTATGTTGTTACGGTTAATGTTGTATGTTGTTACGGTTAATGTTGTATGTTGTTACGATTAATGTTGTATGTTGTTACGGTTTATGTTGTATGTTGTTACGGTTAATGTTGTATGTTGTTACGGTTAATGTTGTATGTTGTTACGGTTAATGTTGTATGTTGTTACGGTTAATGTTGTATGTTGTTACGGTTAATGTTGTATGTTG of the Littorina saxatilis isolate snail1 linkage group LG14, US_GU_Lsax_2.0, whole genome shotgun sequence genome contains:
- the LOC138947355 gene encoding 15-hydroxyprostaglandin dehydrogenase [NAD(+)]-like isoform X1 yields the protein MSKMDVKDKGIFLTGGAVGIGRAVLEALLARGAKVLFCDIDKVKGPETEAEMRKQFPSGDVSFVPCDVTNADQLKAAFTQAVTRFGAVELCINNAGLMDEQNWERVIAVNQVAQIRGSLMALEHMRRDRGGRGGVIFNVASINAVYYGVWEFPVYTATKHAMAGFTTSWANSPDSEAHGVRWGVICPHACLTALNAWERDGQVYVKMDEVKARDTTNWLTAKEASYAFFTLLDDNDSNGGLMKIWKENGQVFQELLMMDKSTVPITDLYAKYKKVQPADQ
- the LOC138947355 gene encoding 15-hydroxyprostaglandin dehydrogenase [NAD(+)]-like isoform X2; the protein is MSKMDVKDKGIFLTGGAVGIGRAVLEALLARGAKVLFCDIDKVKGPETEAEMRKQFPSGDVSFVPCDVTNADQLKAAFTQAVTRFGAVELCINNAGLMDEQNWERVIAVNQVAQIRGSLMALEHMRRDRGGRGGVIFNVASINAVYYGVWEFPVYTATKHAMAGFTTSWANSPDSEAHGVRWGVICPHACLTALNAWERDGQVYVKMDESQGGIVRFLHAAG